One part of the Streptomyces ferrugineus genome encodes these proteins:
- a CDS encoding DUF5999 family protein, protein MCSHQPPCPTADSPEHHTAVIVSAHPEQGWSLLCNGTIVFEDTGELLPDGRVVAPHRTVGPLAVAA, encoded by the coding sequence ATGTGCAGCCACCAGCCCCCGTGCCCCACCGCCGACAGCCCCGAGCACCACACCGCCGTGATCGTCTCGGCCCATCCCGAACAGGGCTGGAGCCTGCTGTGCAACGGCACCATCGTCTTCGAAGACACCGGCGAACTGCTGCCGGACGGGCGGGTGGTCGCCCCGCACCGTACCGTCGGTCCGCTGGCCGTGGCCGCCTGA
- a CDS encoding FBP domain-containing protein — protein sequence MRSLTEQDIRNSFINCSKGEAKRLPLPRDLGERPWDDLDFLGWRDPGAPDRSYLVTEREGRAVGVTFRFPSSQRGFLHRSMCSLCLTTHPGGGVSLMTARKAGPAGREGNSVGLYICTDLACSLYVRGKKVPESGGRFEESLTPAEQIARTTGNLAAFLDKLYV from the coding sequence ATGAGGTCACTCACCGAGCAGGACATCCGCAACTCATTTATCAACTGCTCGAAGGGGGAGGCCAAGCGGCTGCCCCTCCCCCGCGATCTCGGCGAACGCCCCTGGGACGACCTCGACTTCCTGGGCTGGCGGGATCCGGGTGCGCCCGATCGCAGCTATCTGGTGACCGAACGCGAGGGGCGCGCGGTGGGCGTCACCTTCCGGTTCCCGTCCTCCCAGCGGGGGTTCCTGCACCGCAGCATGTGCTCGCTGTGCCTGACGACCCATCCGGGCGGCGGCGTCTCGCTGATGACGGCCCGCAAGGCCGGCCCGGCGGGACGCGAGGGCAACTCCGTCGGCCTGTACATATGCACCGACCTCGCTTGTTCGCTGTACGTCCGCGGCAAGAAGGTCCCCGAGTCGGGCGGCCGGTTCGAGGAGAGCCTGACGCCGGCGGAGCAGATCGCCCGGACCACGGGCAATCTGGCCGCCTTCCTCGACAAGCTGTACGTCTGA
- a CDS encoding erythromycin esterase family protein: MRQHRTGLVLTLFIILAALTTGIPATAAQTPTVVDALEGAAHPLRTVEPGGDTRDLRPLDRMIGGAEVVGLGEATHSSHDFFALKDRVFRHLVAEKGFRTFALEAPWSTGLRLNDYVLHGKGDPRRIMREEFQRDYLWWNNTDYLRLVEWMRAYNVRHPGDPVRFIGDDVAWTGPESYDAVETYAAEAHPELSARLAELYRGLRPTVRTGEYIERYPELPYAERKERAARTGEALGLLQRTAPGADRAAYDWAVRQATVIDQTARQYAFDFEDPLELAAAMRYRDGVMAANVVWWQRHTGDKVLLSAHNNHVGYVPEAPAQYPKVQGAFLRERLGAGYVSVGLTFGRGSFNATGWDDDTIRRWTLGPVGPGSNERTLERVRHRDYLLDMRRVGAPADDWLRRARPTRGIGTAYPDGPHDIALARSYDVLIHLHRVEAARLRER, translated from the coding sequence ATGAGACAGCATCGGACCGGATTAGTGCTGACCCTGTTCATCATCCTCGCCGCCCTGACCACCGGCATCCCGGCCACCGCCGCCCAGACCCCCACGGTCGTCGACGCACTCGAGGGCGCCGCCCACCCCCTGCGCACGGTCGAACCCGGCGGCGACACCCGCGACCTGCGCCCCCTGGACCGGATGATCGGCGGCGCCGAGGTCGTCGGCCTGGGCGAGGCCACGCACAGCTCGCACGACTTCTTCGCCCTCAAGGACCGCGTCTTCCGCCATCTCGTCGCGGAGAAGGGCTTCCGCACCTTCGCCCTGGAGGCCCCCTGGAGCACCGGTCTGCGCCTGAACGACTACGTCCTGCACGGCAAGGGCGACCCGCGGCGCATCATGCGCGAGGAGTTCCAGCGGGACTACCTGTGGTGGAACAACACGGACTATCTGCGGCTCGTCGAGTGGATGCGGGCGTACAACGTCCGCCACCCCGGCGACCCCGTCCGCTTCATCGGCGACGACGTCGCCTGGACCGGGCCCGAGTCGTACGACGCCGTGGAGACCTACGCCGCCGAGGCGCACCCCGAGCTGAGCGCCCGGCTCGCCGAGCTGTACCGAGGGCTGCGGCCCACCGTGCGGACCGGGGAGTACATCGAGCGTTACCCGGAGCTGCCGTACGCCGAACGAAAGGAGCGGGCGGCGCGCACCGGCGAGGCCCTTGGGCTGCTCCAGCGGACGGCCCCGGGCGCGGACCGTGCGGCGTACGACTGGGCGGTGCGGCAGGCGACGGTCATCGACCAGACCGCCCGGCAGTACGCCTTCGACTTCGAGGACCCCCTCGAGCTCGCCGCGGCCATGCGCTACCGGGACGGGGTGATGGCGGCCAACGTGGTGTGGTGGCAGCGGCACACGGGGGACAAGGTGCTGCTGTCGGCGCACAACAACCACGTCGGCTATGTGCCGGAAGCGCCCGCCCAGTACCCCAAGGTGCAGGGCGCGTTCCTGCGCGAGCGCCTCGGCGCGGGCTATGTGAGCGTCGGCCTGACCTTCGGTCGGGGCTCGTTCAACGCCACCGGCTGGGACGACGACACCATCCGCCGCTGGACGCTGGGACCGGTCGGCCCGGGCAGCAACGAGCGGACCCTCGAACGGGTGCGGCACCGCGACTACCTGCTCGACATGCGGCGCGTCGGCGCGCCGGCCGACGACTGGCTGCGCCGGGCGCGGCCGACGCGCGGCATCGGCACCGCCTATCCGGACGGCCCGCACGACATCGCGCTCGCCCGCAGCTACGACGTCCTGATCCATCTGCACCGGGTGGAGGCGGCGCGGCTGCGGGAGAGGTAG
- a CDS encoding DUF2470 domain-containing protein, with amino-acid sequence MGVSQSWTAAPSAAERARSVLAGAWSCAVTAESCREELVGAHTVTEDGRVLLEVPEDSVLVTAAICAPRGEPSAVLEFADVAPVPVRKRIRTRLWMSGWFTPENGGLAFRPTRVVLRQPSGAVVVDLDEFAEATPDPLVTAEARLLTHLADCHADAVERLTRLVDSDSLHGAVRVQPLAVDRHGLTLRIERARAHGDVRLPFHRPADDVAQLTERMHILLAQASAASCPRALQRQRTDGDG; translated from the coding sequence ATGGGTGTCAGCCAATCCTGGACGGCCGCGCCGTCCGCGGCGGAACGCGCCCGGTCGGTGCTCGCCGGCGCGTGGTCCTGCGCAGTGACCGCGGAGAGCTGCCGTGAGGAGCTCGTCGGCGCGCACACCGTGACCGAGGACGGACGTGTCCTGCTGGAGGTGCCGGAGGACAGTGTGCTCGTCACGGCGGCGATCTGCGCGCCCCGCGGGGAGCCCTCCGCCGTGCTGGAGTTCGCCGACGTCGCCCCCGTGCCCGTGCGCAAGCGGATCCGCACCCGGCTCTGGATGTCCGGCTGGTTCACCCCCGAGAACGGCGGACTCGCCTTCCGGCCGACGCGCGTGGTGCTGCGGCAGCCGTCCGGCGCCGTGGTCGTCGACCTCGACGAGTTCGCCGAGGCCACGCCCGACCCCCTGGTCACCGCCGAGGCCCGGCTGCTGACGCACCTCGCCGACTGCCACGCGGACGCCGTCGAACGCCTCACCCGCCTCGTCGACTCCGACAGCCTGCACGGCGCCGTCCGCGTCCAGCCCCTCGCCGTCGACCGGCACGGACTCACGCTGCGCATCGAGCGCGCACGCGCCCACGGCGACGTACGACTGCCGTTCCACCGCCCCGCCGACGACGTCGCGCAGCTCACCGAGCGCATGCACATCCTGCTCGCCCAGGCCAGCGCCGCCTCCTGCCCGCGCGCCCTACAGCGGCAGCGCACAGACGGCGACGGGTGA
- a CDS encoding SGNH/GDSL hydrolase family protein yields MHAQPSRRMVIVGGALTTAGLVLGRAPASAAVPGESNGGVRIMPLGDSLTDGYTSYPGGYRVKLWQLLAAAGHKVDFVGSMANGPAALGDHDHEGHTGWRIDQLDANIDTWLDESDPRTVLLLIGTNDLNQNHDIANAPRRLSGLIDRIRAVKPRSVLFVATVPPQSDATFEARVKAFNAAIPSLVAQKGPDVHLVKMYDALSTADLVDGIHPTKVGCEKMAAVWFHALRSVPAALTSASGG; encoded by the coding sequence ATGCACGCACAGCCTTCCAGACGCATGGTCATCGTCGGCGGCGCTCTCACGACCGCCGGACTCGTCCTGGGCCGCGCCCCGGCATCGGCAGCCGTTCCCGGTGAATCCAACGGCGGGGTGCGCATCATGCCGCTCGGCGATTCCCTCACCGACGGCTACACGTCCTACCCCGGTGGCTACCGCGTCAAGCTGTGGCAACTCCTCGCCGCCGCAGGGCACAAGGTCGACTTCGTGGGATCCATGGCCAATGGTCCGGCCGCACTCGGTGACCACGACCACGAGGGCCACACCGGCTGGCGCATCGACCAGCTCGACGCGAACATCGACACCTGGCTCGACGAGAGCGACCCGCGCACCGTCCTGCTGCTCATCGGCACGAACGACCTGAACCAGAACCACGACATCGCCAACGCACCCCGGCGCCTCTCCGGGCTGATCGACCGCATTCGGGCGGTCAAGCCGCGGTCCGTGCTCTTTGTGGCGACCGTTCCCCCGCAGTCCGATGCCACCTTCGAAGCCCGGGTCAAGGCGTTCAACGCCGCGATTCCCTCATTGGTCGCCCAGAAGGGGCCGGACGTCCATCTGGTGAAGATGTACGACGCGCTGAGCACCGCTGATCTCGTGGACGGAATTCACCCCACGAAGGTCGGCTGCGAGAAGATGGCCGCCGTATGGTTCCACGCCCTCCGCTCGGTTCCGGCCGCGCTCACCAGTGCGTCGGGCGGCTGA
- a CDS encoding aromatic acid exporter family protein: protein MREVREGRVSLERLGKLRRDPVVVQTLRSAAAATIAYVIALRLSPEAAPLTAPLTALLVVQVTLYATLTNGIRRVNSVVAGVLVAIAFSLLVGLTWWSLALLIVASLAVGHLVRVDEYVPEVAISAMLVLGVTTVGDTAWARVLETLIGAVVGLGFNLLLAPPVWVDEAGESLEGLARRLRQLMLRIGEEAAGRQPFEQAAARLHEARRLDHDIVEVDAALRQAEDSLRLNPRVRDSLLHRVVLRTGLDTLEICTVVLRVLARTLTDLAKEREPEPLFAKETGAVVEQLLSEIADAVVSFSVLVTTHVSSNADAAESRLSAELRAAAGTRDKLAPLLREEAERESRHWQLLGAVLTEVNRILDELDTEHRSQRLLEELDRVSQEQRTRMPRLTRLRERMGVQEQLWRNRTGMGERFR from the coding sequence ATGCGCGAGGTACGTGAGGGGAGGGTGTCCCTGGAGCGGCTCGGGAAGCTGCGCCGGGACCCCGTGGTGGTCCAGACGCTGCGGTCGGCGGCCGCGGCGACGATCGCGTACGTGATCGCGCTGCGCCTGAGCCCCGAGGCCGCGCCGCTGACGGCGCCGCTGACCGCGCTGCTGGTCGTCCAGGTCACCCTGTACGCCACGCTCACCAACGGCATCCGCCGGGTGAACTCGGTGGTGGCCGGTGTCCTGGTCGCCATCGCCTTCAGCCTGCTGGTGGGCCTGACCTGGTGGAGTCTCGCGCTGCTGATCGTGGCCTCGCTGGCGGTCGGGCATCTGGTGCGGGTCGACGAGTACGTGCCCGAGGTGGCGATCAGCGCGATGCTGGTCCTCGGTGTCACCACCGTCGGGGACACGGCGTGGGCGCGGGTGCTGGAGACGCTGATCGGCGCGGTGGTCGGGCTCGGCTTCAATCTGCTGCTCGCGCCGCCGGTGTGGGTGGACGAGGCCGGTGAGTCGCTGGAGGGACTGGCCCGCCGACTGCGGCAGTTGATGCTGCGCATCGGCGAGGAGGCGGCCGGCCGGCAACCGTTCGAGCAGGCCGCGGCCCGGCTGCACGAGGCGCGCCGGCTCGACCACGACATCGTCGAGGTGGACGCGGCGCTCCGGCAGGCCGAGGACAGTCTGCGGCTCAATCCCCGCGTGCGCGACAGCCTGCTGCACCGGGTGGTGCTGCGCACCGGGCTGGACACGCTGGAGATCTGCACGGTCGTCCTGCGGGTGCTCGCGCGCACCCTCACCGACCTCGCGAAGGAGCGCGAGCCCGAGCCGCTGTTCGCGAAGGAGACGGGCGCCGTCGTGGAGCAGCTGCTGTCCGAGATCGCGGACGCGGTGGTCAGCTTCTCGGTGCTGGTCACCACGCATGTCAGCAGCAACGCCGACGCGGCCGAGTCCCGGCTGTCGGCGGAGCTGCGCGCGGCGGCGGGCACCCGCGACAAGCTCGCCCCGCTGCTGCGCGAGGAGGCCGAGCGCGAGAGCCGGCACTGGCAGCTGCTCGGCGCCGTCCTGACCGAGGTGAACCGCATCCTCGACGAGCTGGACACGGAGCATCGCTCGCAGCGTCTGCTGGAGGAACTGGACCGGGTGTCGCAGGAACAGCGGACCCGGATGCCGCGTCTGACCCGGCTGCGCGAGCGCATGGGCGTCCAGGAGCAACTGTGGCGGAACCGTACCGGGATGGGCGAGCGTTTTCGGTAG
- a CDS encoding lactonase family protein: protein MGSGGLSRRRFVGTLAASAAGATLPAATACDGAPAPADTADSATSGANSPEARPSAQTESRAPSGPRPLYLGTYTSAEGGGRGIGLATYDPATGRVTGTGTITDVADPSYLALHPGGRTLYAVNERDDGTVTAVRLADREVLGSRSTGGAAPCHLSVHPSGRWLLSANYGTGSVAVHPIDASGALGERTDLVTHSSPAPGPGQEGPHAHQFITSPDGRHVLAVDLGTDTVYTYRLDAKAGTLDEVARARTEPGAGPRHLTFHPGGRYAYLANEVDNSVAVCAYDPGTGRLTIGAEQDTGTGSGTSYPAQIVVTPNGRYAYLANRGHNSLARYAVEAKGARLRLLDTVPVSGDFPRQVALSPDGTLLFAANQRSGTVSVFHVDEDSGELRLAGEPFASPVAVCALPL, encoded by the coding sequence ATGGGCAGTGGTGGGCTGAGCAGGCGCCGGTTCGTCGGCACCCTCGCGGCGTCGGCCGCCGGCGCGACACTCCCGGCGGCCACGGCGTGCGACGGCGCGCCCGCCCCCGCGGACACGGCGGATTCGGCGACCTCCGGGGCGAACAGCCCCGAGGCCCGCCCGAGCGCCCAGACCGAGAGCCGTGCCCCGTCCGGCCCGCGCCCCCTCTACCTCGGCACCTACACCTCCGCCGAGGGCGGCGGCCGGGGCATCGGCCTCGCCACCTACGACCCGGCCACGGGCCGTGTCACCGGCACCGGCACGATCACGGACGTCGCCGACCCGTCGTATCTGGCGCTGCACCCGGGCGGCCGGACGCTGTACGCGGTCAACGAGCGCGACGACGGCACCGTGACCGCCGTGCGCCTCGCCGACCGCGAGGTGCTGGGGAGCCGGAGCACCGGCGGGGCGGCGCCCTGCCATCTGTCGGTGCATCCGAGCGGGCGCTGGCTGCTGAGCGCCAACTACGGCACGGGCAGCGTGGCCGTGCACCCCATCGACGCCTCGGGCGCGCTCGGCGAGCGCACCGACCTGGTCACGCACTCCAGCCCGGCGCCGGGTCCGGGGCAGGAGGGTCCGCACGCCCACCAGTTCATCACCAGCCCCGACGGCCGCCATGTGCTCGCCGTCGACCTGGGCACGGACACGGTGTACACCTACCGCCTCGACGCGAAGGCGGGCACCCTCGACGAGGTCGCGCGGGCGCGGACCGAGCCGGGTGCGGGCCCGCGTCATCTCACCTTCCACCCGGGCGGCCGGTACGCCTACCTGGCCAACGAGGTCGACAACAGCGTCGCGGTCTGCGCGTACGACCCCGGCACGGGCCGGCTGACCATCGGCGCGGAGCAGGACACGGGCACGGGCTCCGGCACCAGCTATCCGGCGCAGATCGTGGTGACGCCGAACGGCCGCTACGCCTATCTCGCCAACCGGGGCCACAACAGCCTCGCGCGCTACGCGGTGGAGGCGAAGGGCGCTCGGCTCAGGCTGCTCGACACGGTGCCGGTGTCCGGGGACTTCCCGCGGCAGGTCGCCCTCTCGCCGGACGGGACCCTGCTGTTCGCGGCGAATCAGCGGTCCGGCACCGTCAGCGTCTTCCATGTCGACGAGGACAGCGGTGAACTGCGCCTCGCGGGCGAGCCGTTCGCGTCACCCGTCGCCGTCTGTGCGCTGCCGCTGTAG
- a CDS encoding pentapeptide repeat-containing protein → MQDHPGDLIDLRADCANCFGLCCVALPFTASADFAHDKNAGTPCRNLRDDHRCGIHARLRQSGFAGCTVYDCFGAGQKVSQITFAGQDWRTGSREHARRMFDVFPVVRQLHELLWYLTEALTLPAASPLYAELRRLLQKTEALSRQAPEELAALDVGAHRQEVNVLLLRTSELARAGVRGRKKNRRGADLMGARLKGADLRGANLRGAYLIAADLTGADLRGSDLIGADLRDADLTDADLTGAFFLTQPQLNAARGSAGTRLPALVSRPTHW, encoded by the coding sequence ATGCAAGATCACCCCGGCGACCTCATCGACCTGCGCGCGGACTGCGCGAACTGCTTCGGGCTGTGCTGTGTGGCGCTGCCCTTCACCGCCTCGGCGGACTTCGCGCACGACAAGAACGCCGGGACGCCCTGCCGCAACCTCCGCGACGACCACCGCTGCGGCATCCACGCCCGGCTCCGGCAGAGCGGCTTCGCCGGCTGCACGGTCTACGACTGCTTCGGCGCCGGACAGAAGGTCTCGCAGATCACCTTCGCCGGGCAGGACTGGCGCACGGGCTCCCGTGAGCACGCCCGGCGGATGTTCGACGTCTTCCCGGTCGTCCGCCAGCTCCACGAACTGCTCTGGTACCTGACCGAGGCGCTCACCCTGCCCGCGGCCAGCCCCCTGTACGCCGAACTGCGACGGCTGCTGCAGAAGACCGAGGCGCTCAGCCGCCAGGCCCCGGAGGAACTCGCCGCGCTGGACGTGGGCGCGCACCGGCAGGAGGTCAACGTCCTGCTGCTCAGGACCAGCGAACTGGCGCGGGCCGGCGTCCGCGGCCGCAAGAAGAACCGCCGGGGCGCCGACCTGATGGGCGCCCGGCTCAAGGGCGCCGACCTGCGCGGCGCGAACCTGCGCGGCGCCTATCTCATAGCCGCCGACCTGACCGGCGCCGATCTGCGCGGATCGGACCTCATCGGCGCCGACCTGCGCGACGCCGACCTCACGGACGCCGACCTCACGGGCGCGTTCTTCCTGACCCAGCCCCAGCTCAACGCGGCCCGGGGGAGTGCGGGCACCCGGCTGCCCGCCCTGGTCAGCCGCCCGACGCACTGGTGA
- a CDS encoding sigma-70 family RNA polymerase sigma factor, producing MVRDTELLADRFEEHRGRLRAVAYRMLGSLAEAEDAVQEAWLKLSRSDADEIDNLGGWLTTVVGRVCLDMLRSRTRRHEEPLDDTFVPDPVIRPLTQIDPEQEVLQADSVGLALLVVLETLEPAERIAFVLHDMFAVPFDDIAPVVERSSAATRQLASRARRRVKGATPTSEPDLGRQRQVLDAFMAASRAGDFEALLAVLDPDIVLRVDSGPLVGGAAASKVVRGAKPVAEQAMLFREFARYARLVYVNGAVGVLNAPEGQPQSVLGVTIAGGRITEMYILADPERLAGLDLPDLGPVLSSPPAPRRPARTLGARRHRTGGSAT from the coding sequence ATGGTGAGGGACACGGAACTGCTGGCGGACCGCTTCGAGGAGCACCGCGGCCGGCTCAGGGCGGTCGCCTACCGCATGCTCGGCTCGCTGGCCGAGGCGGAGGACGCCGTCCAGGAGGCATGGCTGAAGCTGAGCCGCAGTGACGCGGACGAGATCGACAACCTCGGCGGCTGGCTGACCACCGTCGTCGGCCGGGTCTGTCTGGACATGCTGCGCTCGCGCACCCGGCGCCACGAGGAGCCGCTGGACGACACCTTCGTCCCGGACCCCGTGATCCGGCCCCTGACGCAGATCGACCCGGAGCAGGAGGTGCTCCAGGCCGACTCGGTGGGCCTGGCCCTGCTGGTCGTGCTGGAGACGCTGGAGCCCGCCGAGCGGATCGCGTTCGTGCTGCACGACATGTTCGCGGTGCCGTTCGACGACATCGCGCCGGTCGTGGAGCGCTCCTCGGCCGCCACCCGGCAGCTCGCCAGCCGTGCCCGGCGCCGGGTGAAGGGGGCCACGCCGACGAGCGAGCCCGACCTGGGCCGACAGCGGCAGGTCCTCGACGCCTTCATGGCCGCCTCCCGCGCGGGGGACTTCGAGGCGCTGCTCGCGGTCCTCGACCCCGACATCGTGCTGCGGGTCGACTCCGGACCGCTGGTCGGCGGGGCGGCGGCGTCCAAGGTGGTGCGCGGTGCGAAGCCGGTGGCCGAACAGGCGATGCTGTTCCGGGAGTTCGCGCGGTACGCGCGGCTCGTGTACGTCAACGGCGCGGTCGGGGTGCTCAACGCCCCGGAGGGACAGCCGCAGTCGGTGCTGGGCGTCACCATCGCCGGCGGCCGGATCACCGAGATGTACATCCTGGCCGACCCCGAACGGCTGGCCGGCCTCGACCTGCCGGACCTGGGGCCTGTTCTGAGTTCCCCGCCTGCGCCCCGACGCCCGGCACGCACCCTCGGCGCACGGCGCCACAGGACAGGTGGCTCCGCCACATGA
- a CDS encoding DUF3626 domain-containing protein → MDFADVGSPRARAALRHVAASSAGPPVDPDVRITLNFHPDRLVRAVPILRALAEDGTYRSQFVTGTSNGGLTAHPGGDRWRWESRIFGGVYDDAAGHERPVYGALDFRRQVVGAAPRFGSSHFRLTGATLARATFCYPDSAAEPTDFGVAAGMHLVALAEADRQDALNDYIEAHIHGGVVLARDVEALVLDAGYRGTPVESAARLLPCPVEWHPGYRLTVPELRRHADYRGQEYVDLGARIAEDGRVDPRVIGDAARTGRHEPQDLKMVWHTLARFGAPEGAGTAYSGPSGAAGPGGHTPAASTPSA, encoded by the coding sequence ATGGATTTCGCCGATGTGGGGTCACCTCGGGCCCGCGCGGCACTTCGGCATGTCGCGGCCTCCTCCGCGGGGCCGCCCGTCGACCCCGATGTGCGCATCACCCTCAACTTCCATCCGGACCGGCTGGTGCGCGCAGTGCCGATCCTGCGGGCCCTGGCCGAGGACGGCACGTACCGCTCCCAGTTCGTGACGGGCACCAGCAACGGCGGGCTCACCGCCCACCCCGGCGGTGACCGCTGGCGCTGGGAGAGCCGGATCTTCGGCGGGGTCTACGACGACGCGGCCGGACACGAGCGTCCCGTGTACGGCGCGCTGGACTTCCGCCGCCAAGTGGTGGGCGCCGCCCCGCGGTTCGGCTCCTCGCACTTCCGGCTGACCGGCGCGACGCTCGCCCGCGCCACCTTCTGCTACCCCGACAGCGCCGCCGAACCGACCGACTTCGGAGTCGCCGCCGGCATGCACCTCGTCGCGCTGGCCGAGGCCGACCGGCAGGACGCACTCAACGACTACATCGAGGCGCACATCCACGGAGGCGTCGTCCTCGCCCGCGACGTGGAGGCCCTCGTCCTGGACGCCGGCTACCGCGGCACCCCCGTCGAGTCGGCGGCCCGGCTGCTGCCCTGCCCCGTCGAGTGGCACCCCGGCTACCGGCTCACCGTGCCGGAACTGCGCCGCCACGCGGACTACCGGGGTCAGGAGTACGTCGACCTGGGCGCCCGGATCGCCGAGGACGGCCGCGTCGACCCGCGCGTCATCGGGGACGCCGCCCGCACCGGACGTCACGAACCCCAGGACCTGAAGATGGTGTGGCACACCCTGGCACGGTTCGGTGCCCCGGAAGGCGCTGGCACGGCCTACTCCGGCCCGTCCGGGGCGGCCGGTCCCGGCGGCCACACCCCGGCGGCGAGCACGCCCAGCGCATAG
- a CDS encoding PIG-L deacetylase family protein → MTEPTPPQLKPMPDDWQRALAVVAHPDDLEYGCSAAIAAWTDGGREVAYVLATRGEAGIDTLDPARCGPLREREQRASAAVGGVSAVEFLDHKDGVIEYGTALRRDIAAAIRRHRPELVITLNHRDTWGGVAWNTPDHVAVGRATLDAAGDAGNRWIFPELTAQGLEPWNGVRWVAVAGSSTPTHAADATAGLERAVRSLLEHRTYIEALTDEDPEKYARGFLTANAEATGERFGGKPAVAFELFSR, encoded by the coding sequence ATGACCGAGCCGACGCCCCCTCAGCTCAAGCCGATGCCCGACGACTGGCAGCGCGCCCTCGCCGTCGTCGCGCACCCGGACGACCTCGAGTACGGCTGCTCGGCGGCCATCGCCGCCTGGACGGACGGCGGCCGCGAGGTGGCGTACGTCCTGGCGACACGCGGCGAGGCCGGTATCGACACCCTGGACCCGGCGCGGTGCGGCCCGCTGCGGGAGCGTGAGCAGCGGGCCAGTGCGGCGGTCGGGGGCGTGTCGGCGGTGGAGTTCCTCGACCACAAGGACGGCGTGATCGAGTACGGCACCGCCCTGCGCCGCGACATCGCCGCCGCGATCCGTCGGCACCGGCCCGAGCTGGTGATCACGCTCAACCACCGGGACACCTGGGGCGGCGTCGCCTGGAACACCCCGGACCATGTGGCCGTCGGCCGCGCCACGCTGGACGCGGCCGGCGACGCGGGCAACCGCTGGATCTTCCCCGAACTCACCGCACAGGGCCTCGAGCCCTGGAACGGCGTGCGCTGGGTCGCGGTGGCAGGCTCCAGCACGCCCACGCATGCCGCGGACGCGACGGCGGGACTGGAGCGCGCGGTGCGCTCGCTGCTCGAACACCGCACCTACATCGAGGCGTTGACGGACGAGGACCCCGAGAAATACGCCCGTGGCTTCCTCACCGCGAACGCCGAGGCGACGGGGGAGCGGTTCGGCGGGAAGCCGGCCGTGGCGTTCGAACTGTTCAGCCGGTAG